DNA from Agarilytica rhodophyticola:
CGGCAAGAAGGAATTCTTGGTGGTTTAGCTTATGCATAGCTAAACCACCAAAAAGTTAATCCGCGTTAATTTCCATTTCAACTGGATTCGTTATGTGACTTGCTGACTTTCCATGTATGAGTTTGGAAATTCCTGTTTTCATTCGTGCGCCTGCCAAGTAGAGGGCTGGCACAAATACTAACGTCACAGTGGTAGCAAACAGGATACCAAAAGCTAGAGACACAACCATAGGTATTAGGAAGCGAGCCTGCATACTTCCATCTAGCATTATCGGCACAAGTCCGATAAATGTTGTGAGGCTAGTAAGGATGATGGGGCGGAAGCGATCAACACCTGCCCTTACAAGAGCATCCACTACTTCAACTCCTTGGCCTCGTAATTGATTGATACGATCGATAAATACTAAGTTATCATTTACCACTACCCCAGCCGCCGCCAGAATGCCAAAGAATGAAGCGATATCAATAGGGAAGCCCATTATCCAATGGCCGAAAATAGCCCCCATGATACCGAAAGGCACGGCAGATAGAACGCCAAAGGGTTTCAAATATGATTTAAACTCAATGGCCATTAGCATGTAAATAATAAGCAAAGAAAGTCCGAAGGCTTTAATGAGAGCCGCCATGAATTCCTGCTCATCAACACTGGAGCCACCTAAGCCAATTTTGAGTCCAGGATATTTTTGCTCCAAACTCTTTTTATGCTTAGTAAGAATTTCTTGGAGAATTTCATTGGCGTTCGCTTCTCCTTCCACAGTATCCGCGGTGACTCGTATACTGCGACGACGATCGGTTCTTTCAATAGTCGTGTAGCCGGGTACAAATTCTACACTGGCCACAACCTCAAAAGGTACTTCGTGGCGGTCAGAGGTACGGACACGAATATCTTCAATTCGTTCTATCCTTGAGCGTTCGTCAGAAGGATAGCGAACCATGACTCGTACATCTTCATTGACCCTGGGGATACGTTGTACTTCTTCACCAAAATAGCCCTGACGAACTTGCCTTGCCACGGAGCCAAGAGTGACTCCTAGTGTTCTTGCACTTGGCTTAAGACTGATATCCAAGTCGTCTCGTGCGGTTTGCAGTGAGTCCCTCGCGTTTTCAACACCTGGATAAGTTTTTAGGATATCGACGATTTCCTGTGAGGCTTTGTCTAATGTGTCAATATCGTAAGCAAACAAATCGAAAGTGATATCGCTGCCATTATCGTTAGCGGTAAAATCTAATTTAAATTTCTCCACATCTGGCAAATCGCCAATATAAGTGCGCCATCTTTCTGCGATAAAGCCTGAATCTAAATTCAGTTCGCTCTCGTGAGCTAGCTCAAGCACGATCCACACACGATTTTGCCAAACCCATGTAAGGTTATGGAGGATGAAATTATCTCCATAGCCACGCTCAGCTAACTGTTGATCTTTTTTCAATTGTGGTACTGAGTCTTCGACAACCTGGACCGTTGAAAGTAATTCATCTCGGGCATAGCCTTCAGCAAAAGTGATCTCTGCCACAATCCAATCCATTTGAGGGTTAGCTTGGAACTGCTGTTTAACGTAACCCGTGCTGACCAAAGATATTGAGAATACAAACGCCATGAAAAAACCGGCGAGTGTTACAGCGTACCATTTTAGAGATTTACTAATAAAAGGGCGGTAAATATTAATAGCAAAGTGTTCCATGCCGTCGGCAAAGTGTTTGCGCAACTGCTCAAACTTACGTGCAACAAACCACTTCGGCGTTTTTTCAGGCTTCATGGTAGATAAATGCGAAGGCAGAATCCAAAACGACTCAATCAGAGAGAAGGTCAAAGCACATACCACTACTGCAGGAATAG
Protein-coding regions in this window:
- a CDS encoding efflux RND transporter permease subunit, with the protein product MKGTLGWFVNNPVASNLIMILILVGGCASMFSLNKELFPMVERDVIEISVPYPGAGPREVEEQIVVRIEEAIQDLEGIKRLKSEAGFGFGMVEAEIETDYEIQKLYNDIKTRVDAISTFPRDAERPQINRQIPRNRLLRVAISGDVDERILKDFGQTVRDELVELNNVDIATLNAVRKDEVSIEVSEFDLRRYNLTFDDVVSAIRESSLNLPAGVIRSQLGDFQVQTRGQAYNQADFESIPLVTNPDGTKILIGDVATVIDGFADTNVYTRFDGEKSVFIDIFGAADPDVIKTSDAVNNYVDELQANLPPGIAVAVWSDLSFMFEGRMNLLANNAFGGLLLVFFVLMLFLRPALAMWVALGIGTAYMGAIWMLPMVGVSINMLSMFAFLLILGIIVDDAIIVGESIYAQQQNGILGKDSALKGSQSVYKPVLFAVISTIVVFIPMLFLPGDASKFLWSIPAVVVCALTFSLIESFWILPSHLSTMKPEKTPKWFVARKFEQLRKHFADGMEHFAINIYRPFISKSLKWYAVTLAGFFMAFVFSISLVSTGYVKQQFQANPQMDWIVAEITFAEGYARDELLSTVQVVEDSVPQLKKDQQLAERGYGDNFILHNLTWVWQNRVWIVLELAHESELNLDSGFIAERWRTYIGDLPDVEKFKLDFTANDNGSDITFDLFAYDIDTLDKASQEIVDILKTYPGVENARDSLQTARDDLDISLKPSARTLGVTLGSVARQVRQGYFGEEVQRIPRVNEDVRVMVRYPSDERSRIERIEDIRVRTSDRHEVPFEVVASVEFVPGYTTIERTDRRRSIRVTADTVEGEANANEILQEILTKHKKSLEQKYPGLKIGLGGSSVDEQEFMAALIKAFGLSLLIIYMLMAIEFKSYLKPFGVLSAVPFGIMGAIFGHWIMGFPIDIASFFGILAAAGVVVNDNLVFIDRINQLRGQGVEVVDALVRAGVDRFRPIILTSLTTFIGLVPIMLDGSMQARFLIPMVVSLAFGILFATTVTLVFVPALYLAGARMKTGISKLIHGKSASHITNPVEMEINAD